A single region of the Eleginops maclovinus isolate JMC-PN-2008 ecotype Puerto Natales chromosome 4, JC_Emac_rtc_rv5, whole genome shotgun sequence genome encodes:
- the adma gene encoding adrenomedullin a codes for MTGVKMQLIFQSFLSCCLLATVAHCVELEVNPELKKRLSTWLGSRLRRDLNSVSLEQMAESEFFVRPEDIRDTLLPHPRSSSTHINVRTKRSKNSFNQSKGQGCSLVTCAVHDLAHRLHMLNNKSKIGTAPLQKISAHGYGRRRRSLPVHRVSLRLEQGRLRPVWSTKDSQVHKLEALLRRT; via the exons ATGACAG GAGTCAAGATGCAATTGATCTTCCAGTCCTTCCTCTCTTGCTGTCTGCTCGCGACAGTAGCACACTGTGTGGAACTTGAAGTGAATCCAGAGTTGAAAAAAAG GTTAAGCACATGGCTAGGAAGCAGATTGAGACGTGATCTTAACAGTGTATCACTAGAGCAGATGGCGGAGTCTGAATTCTTTGTCAGACCAGAGGATATCAGGGATACTTTGCTGCCACATCCCAG GTCCTCCAGCACTCACATTAATGTCCGAACCAAGAGGTCTAAAAACTCCTTCAACCAGTCAAAAGGACAAGGTTGTTCTCTGGTCACCTGCGCCGTGCACGACCTCGCACATCGCCTGCACATGCTCAACAACAAGTCCAAGATCGGGACTGCCCCTCTTCAGAAGATCAGCGCGCACGGATATGGCCGGAGGCGTCGCTCTCTACCAGTGCACAGAGTCTCACTCAGGCTGGAGCAGGGCAGGCTGAGGCCCGTGTGGAGCACAAAGGACTCACAAGTTCACAAGCTCGAGGCTCTCCTCAGACGGACATGA